In the Drosophila willistoni isolate 14030-0811.24 chromosome 3R, UCI_dwil_1.1, whole genome shotgun sequence genome, AGATGTTCAATATTTCATCAATTTATTACAGATTTTTAAAGTAGCCCAATTTTTCGAATCTGGGCAACAATTCTTTTAACTCATTTACATAACCATCTAAGCGATAAGATTTGCGGCGTACGTCTTCATTCCCAAACAGCTCCGCAGTCTCAAATGCTTTTGATTTAAAGGCCCATGCAGTAGGTAAGATTGTTGTGACTAACATGAATtctgcaaaagaaaataatagaaagGGATACGGTTCTTCTTTTAAGGATGACTTACGAAAATATTTGTGTTTACGAATTTGCTGCCAAAATCCATCTAATGTTGGCAAAATTCCTTTGTAACAAATCTTTGTCAAATTCTCCAACAGACTGTCAAAGTAAAAACTTAACAGTTTATCCAAGTTACACAAACGATCTTCGGGTCCTATTAAAGTGTAGAGCGAGTAAAAAAGATCAATGACTATGGGTGACACAGTACATAATTGAAAGTCCACTGGAATGCAATCATCCACTGCTCCATTCTCCTTATTGTACTTGTACATGATATTTCCAAAATGAAGGTCCCCATGGGAGAGCACATAGTAGCTATCCGGTTGTCGATTGATCCAATACTCTTTCATGACAGCTTCCAGATCTTGAAGATACGTCTCTTGTATCTTTTCAAAGTATGTTTTGTATTTGGTCAAGTCGGGCACTTCATCCAATAGTTCGCGGAAGATAGAAATGTTACTTGTAAGATTAACATTAAATGTTGGCATATCAAATAAGCCATGTTTGAATTCCTTTAAAATTTCAGGTTGCTGTTTGTTGAAAATATAAGATGTTTTTATAATGTTTTGATTTTCTTGGGATTTTCTTTACCTACCTCATTTAGTATCTTCATGCTAGCTGCGTGCCATGTGGCCAGCTttgcgtatacgcaacgtATTTCTTCATGCGTAAAATCACGATTACTTATCAAATTATAACCCAAGGGCAGAAGGTCTTCAAATATCAACACTTTTCTCGGCTCCAGGCTATTATATATGCAGTTTGCATTAAGTTTCGTATTGTCACCCGCTTGTTGAAGAATTTCCTTAAACATTGGCATCACTTTGTCATAAATTCCAATTTCTGTATCAAAAACATGCGATTCAGATAACATGTCTTTCATGTGACCTTCTTGTTCGGGCATTGCTTTCACAATTAAAGACTTAAAGAATTTTCCATTGCCCTTTTTGTATTTCACTTCCGCTCGGAACATCACACTGGCATAGTGATCACTTTTGCTACATGCTGGTGAAACTTTTAGTTCCAGCACTTGGAGTTCTGATTCACTTTCATACTTTCTTAAAACTTCTGTGATGAACTCTTCACCAATCCACGTTGGTAGATCATGGTATTTATTATCTGTCATTTTTAGTTATGCTCTTACTGTAGAGAAATCCGCTCCAGTTAGAAGAGTTTTGGCAACTGAAGCTTATAGTATATATACTAATACTATATATACTTTAAATTCCAGTAACAAAAGTGTTAAGCTTTTGGGCCGGATTATTCTCTTCTACTTCTTTATTTAATGTCTAATATGTGAGACCTTGACAGAGCAGAGGCtgccatatacatatgcataaatATAAACTCTTATAACAATACGAGACTAAAAATTTGTAACAAATGGATCATTCAGAAAGATTGGCAATTCCAATAAACCATATTTAAATTCCTTGAGGAATTTAGGGCTCCAATTGTTAAGAAGAGAAAAATGGCTTATATATGGTTATGTGATCCCCTGCACTTACCTCATTTAGCAGTCATTTGGCCAACTTCTGGTAACATCGAGATCACGTATTTGATTATAACCCATTAACATCAAAACCTGCAGTGGTTAATAGATGCAAGGCACAAGAGACTTGTCACTATCGCCCATTTCttggagaattttttcaaatgcaGGCAACACTTGGGCATAAGAGCccaattttgtttaatatatatatgagatTAGCTCAACATATTCCTCTTGTGACATTCCTGTGCGGGCATTGATTTGACGACGATCAGCGATTTGGTAAACGTTTCGTTTTCCCTTTTATATTCCACTTCATTTCGGAACAtcataatattttatttattacagaTTTTTAAAGTAGCCCAATTTTTCAAATCTGGGCAACAATTCTTTTAACTCATTTACAACACCATCTAAACGATAAGATTTGCGACGTACGTCTTCATTCCCAAACAGCTCCGCAATCtcaaatgcttttgttttaatgGCCCATGCAGTAGGTAAGAATGTTGTGAGCAACATGAATtctgcaaaagaaaataatagaaagGGATACGGTTCTTCTTTTAAGGATGACTTACGAAAATATTTGTGTTTATGAATTTGCTGCCAAAATCCATCTAATGTTGGCAAAATTCCTTTGTAACCAATCTTTGTCAAATTCTCCAACAGACTGTCAAAGTAAAAACTTAACAGTTTATCCAAGTTATACAATCGATCTTCCGGTCCCATTATAGCATATACCGAGTAAAAAAGATCTATGACTATGGGTGACACAGTACATAATTGAAAGTCCACTGGAATACAATCATCCACTGCTCCATTCTCCTTATTGTACTTATACATGATATTTCCAAAATGAAGGTCCCCATGGGAGAGCACATAAAAGCCATCAGGTTGTCGATTAATGGAATACTCTTTCATGACAGCTTCCAGATCTTGAACGTACGTCTCTTGTATCTTTTCAAAGTATGTTTTGTATTTGGTCAAGTCGGGCACTTCATCCAATAGTTCGCGGAAGATAGAAAAGTTACTTGTAAGATTAATATTAAATGTTGGCATATCAAATAAGCCATGTTTGAATTCCTTTAAAATTTCAGGTTGCTGTTTGTTGAAAATATAAGATGTTTTTATAATGTTTTGATTTTCTTGGGATATTCTTTACCTACCTCGTTTAGTATCTTCATGCTAGCTGCGTGCCATGTGGCCAGCTttgcgtatacgcaacgtATTTCTTCATGCGTAAAATCACGATTACTTATCAAATTATAACCCAAGGGCAAAAGGTCTTCAAAGATCAACACTTTTCTTGGCTCCAGGCTACTATATATGCAGTTTGCATTAAGTTTCGTATTGTCACCCGCTTGTTGAAGAATTTTCTTAAACATTGGCATCACTTTGTCATAAATTCCAATTTCTGTATCAAAAACATGCGATTCAGATAACATGTCTTTCATGTGACCTTCTTGTTCGGGCATAGCTTTGACAATTAAAGACTGAAAGAATTTTCCATTGCCAGTTTTGTATTTCACTTCCGCTCGGAACATCACACTGGCATAGTGATCACCTTTGCTACATGCTGGTGAGACTTTTAGTTCCAGCACTTGGAGTTCAGATTCACTTTCATACTTTCTTAAGACTTCTGTGATGAACTCTTCACCAAGCCACGTTGGTAGATCATGGTCCTTGTTATCTGTCATTTTTGATTATGCTATTACTGCTGAGAAATCCGCTCCAGTCAGAAGAATTTTGCCAACTGAAACTTTTAGTAAAATGTTTACGTTAAATTCCAGTAGCAAAAGTGTTAATCTTTTGGGCCTGATTATTCTCTTCTacttttttagtttatttctAATATGTTAGCCCTTGACAGAACAGAGGCTgcccatatacatatatacatatataaactcTTATATCAAAACGAGATTAGGCGTATTCTAAGGTTTTTTTCCAACTACAGTCAGGGGATTTCTTTTGTGATTATCTTAATtacatatttaattatatttaattattggGATGAAGCACTGATTTACGGTTCGTGACTTTCAATAATTGCATGTTAAGAGTTGAATTCAAATGCATAATGAGATTAATAACAGGTCTTTAGTAATTTTGCAGGtgatttaaatgaaatattgccGTTTTTACTACACTTTAGGTTCTTCATTAAAGATTATCAAAATAGCCCAATTTCTCAAATCTAGGCAGTAGTACTTTTAGATCCCTGATATAACCATCTAAAAGATACGTTTGTCGTCTAACTTCGTCTTTCTGTAACAAATCTGTCACCTCAAATGCTTTGCTTCTGACAGCCCATGTTATTGGTAGCATGGTAGAGACCAACATAAAGTCTGTAAATATTGTAGATAAAATAGCTTCGACTATCTTtgcttttttatataattacTTACCCAAAAATTTTTGCCTATggatttttttccaaaatccATCTAATGTCGGAAATTCTCCTTTGTAATTGATTTTCCTTAGATTTTCCAACAAACAggtaaaataataattgagTAGCTTATCCCAATTATCTATACGAAGCTCGGGTCCCATTAACATGTAAATAGAATAGGTTAGATCCGATGTTATGGGTGATAAGTTACATATCTGAAAATCCACTAGCATGCAGTCATCGACAGCTTCAGTTTCTTTATTATGCTTAAACATGATATTTGCTGAATGGAAGTCACCATGGGAGAGCACACAGTAACTATCTGGTTGGCGGTTTTCCCGATATTCTGTCAAAATAGCTTTTGCTTGTTGAAGATAATTGTCTTTTATCTTTTCAAAATGAGGCTTGTATTTGCAAAATTCAGGCACTTTATCCAACATATCGAGAAAAGAGGGCATGCCATTTGTAACAAATGGATCATTCATAAACGTCGGCATTTCAAATAAGCCATATTTAAATTCCTTGAGGAATTCTGGGCGCTAAGAACAGAAAAATTGCAATTTCCGCTTATGTCTGATTAAGTGGAACCCTGCACTTACCTCGTTTAGCACTTTCATGCTAGCTGCATGCCATTTGGCCAACTttgcgtatacgcaacgtAGCTCATCCTGTGTAGCATCGCGATCGCGTATTAGATCAAATCCTATTGGCACAAGATCCTCAAAGATCAAAACCTGGCGAGGTTTTACACTGTGATAGATGCAAGGCACAAAGAGTTTGGCAGTATCACCGACTTCttggagaattttttcaaatgcGGGTAACACTTTGGCATACATGCCAATTTCTGTTTGAAATATATGAGTTTCGCTCAACATATTCTTCTTGTGACCTTCCTGTTCCGGCATTGCTTTGACTATCAAAGATTTGAAGAATTTCCCTTTGTCTGTTTGATATTCCACTGAACTGCGGAACATCACGCTGGCATAGTGATCCCCCTTTTTCGTTGCTGGTGAGTTCTTCAAATCAAGTACTTTCAATTTTGGCtctttttcatatttactGAGAGCTGCTGCTATGAACTCAGCATTAAGCCATTCCGGGGCTTCTAGCTCATCAGCATTGTACTGATCGTTTTGGCTTTTATCTTCTGCCATATTGCTTGTGTACTGAAATGTGTTTTCAACAGTTTTCgcaatttatttcttttatcatTAAGCTTTTGACCAAAGCTTTTGTCCCATACTCAAAAGCACTCTCTCTCAATCGTAAAGATTTTTGTGAAATAACTAATTCTCTTATCGTCCAATTGTTTGTTGGCAATCTAATAAATTTGCAAACATTACAAAAATTGAtaatagtttaaacagttaTTGATTGATTAGATACTATTTCACTTTTAGAGAACAATATAACTACTATAACtaaataattcatttattaattgcTTCATTTTTAAATACCATCAAAATAGCCAAGCCTTTCAAATCGTGGTAGTATGATGGTCATATCCTTCACGTAGCCTTCAATCTGGTAACATTTTAGACGAGCTTCGTTATTTTGCGCCACCTCACCAAAATCAATGGTATTTGACTTCATAGCCCACATCATTGGCAAGAATGAAGTGGCCAAGAAAAAGtctgtaaataaattttagatatttttgtaattacatatttttaaaatcggaTCCAACAAAAATCTTACCAAAATATTTTGATCGATGAATTTGCTTCCAAAATTCTTTTAAAGTGGGAAAATCACCTTTATAgccaatttttttcaaagtttcCAACAGGGTGGAAAAATaatagtttaaaatattttcccaCTCTTTATTCCGCTCTTCGGGTCCCATCAACATGTATATGGAATACACAATGTCAACAGTTATAGGACACAGATTACAAATTTGAAAGTCCACAAGCATACAATCCTGAAGATTTCCTGTTTCCTTATCGTGCTTAAACATCATATTTCTAATATGGTAATCACCATGACAAAGCACATAATAGCCATCATCACGAGGATTCCTTCGATACTCTGTCATGAAATCAGCAAGTTTTTCAAGATAATTCCCTTTCATCTTCTCGAAATATGGTATATATTTGGACAACGATGGATGCTTATTCAGAAATTGCAGAAAGTTATCCATTCCTGAGGTAACCATTGGATCCTCCATAAGATTGGGCAATTCGATTAAGCcatgtttgtatttttttaaatactccGGTTCCTCGTTCTGGACTTTCATGCTAACGGCATGCCATTTGGCCAGCTTTGAGAAGGTAGAATGTAGCTCCTCAATAGTTAGTTCACGATTCCGCATAACACTGTAACCTAGTGGAACCAAGTCATCAAATATTAAAACCTGCCGCGGCTCCAAACTATGATAGATACAGGGCACATAAAGTTTCGTCTTATCTCCCACTTCTTGAAGtattttctcaaattttgGCAACACATCGCCGTACATGCCGAtttccgtctcaaacaaatgTGATTCATTTAACATATCCTTCTTGTGACCATCCTGTTCAGGCATTGTCTTCACAATTAGCGACTTGGAGAATTTTCCCTTTCCTGTTTTGTATTCGACTGAAGTACGGAACATCACACTTGCATAATGATCTCCCTTGGCACTGGCAGGTGAAATTTTCAGATCAAGTACTTCTAGCTGCGACTCATTCTCATATTTGCTTAGAACTTTTGCAATGAATTGCGCGTTAAGCCATTCGGGGGCCTCCAATTCATCCGCGTTGAATTGATCGCTGTTATTATTTTCCGTCATTGTGTCACAAGCAAACTGTTTCGTATACAATAGTTGTCGAATCGAGCGAACTACTAAACCTTTA is a window encoding:
- the LOC111519523 gene encoding uncharacterized protein LOC111519523, which produces MTDNKYHDLPTWIGEEFITEVLRKYESESELQVLELKVSPACSKSDHYASVMFRAEVKYKKGNGKFFKSLIVKAMPEQEGHMKDMLSESHVFDTEIGIYDKVMPMFKEILQQAGDNTKLNANCIYNSLEPRKVLIFEDLLPLGYNLISNRDFTHEEIRCVYAKLATWHAASMKILNEQPEILKEFKHGLFDMPTFNVNLTSNISIFRELLDEVPDLTKYKTYFEKIQETYLQDLEAVMKEYWINRQPDSYYVLSHGDLHFGNIMYKYNKENGAVDDCIPVDFQLCTVSPIVIDLFYSLYTLIGPEDRLCNLDKLLSFYFDSLLENLTKICYKGILPTLDGFWQQIRKHKYFQFMLVTTILPTAWAFKSKAFETAELFGNEDVRRKSYRLDGYVNELKELLPRFEKLGYFKNL
- the LOC111519423 gene encoding uncharacterized protein LOC111519423 gives rise to the protein MTDNKDHDLPTWLGEEFITEVLRKYESESELQVLELKVSPACSKGDHYASVMFRAEVKYKTGNGKFFQSLIVKAMPEQEGHMKDMLSESHVFDTEIGIYDKVMPMFKKILQQAGDNTKLNANCIYSSLEPRKVLIFEDLLPLGYNLISNRDFTHEEIRCVYAKLATWHAASMKILNEQPEILKEFKHGLFDMPTFNINLTSNFSIFRELLDEVPDLTKYKTYFEKIQETYVQDLEAVMKEYSINRQPDGFYVLSHGDLHFGNIMYKYNKENGAVDDCIPVDFQLCTVSPIVIDLFYSVYAIMGPEDRLYNLDKLLSFYFDSLLENLTKIGYKGILPTLDGFWQQIHKHKYFQFMLLTTFLPTAWAIKTKAFEIAELFGNEDVRRKSYRLDGVVNELKELLPRFEKLGYFKNL
- the LOC6651718 gene encoding uncharacterized protein LOC6651718 isoform X2, with amino-acid sequence MAEDKSQNDQYNADELEAPEWLNAEFIAAALSKYEKEPKLKVLDLKNSPATKKGDHYASVMFRSSVEYQTDKGKFFKSLIVKAMPEQEGHKKNMLSETHIFQTEIGMYAKVLPAFEKILQEVGDTAKLFVPCIYHSVKPRQVLIFEDLVPIGFDLIRDRDATQDELRCVYAKLAKWHAASMKVLNERPEFLKEFKYGLFEMPTFMNDPFVTNGMPSFLDMLDKVPEFCKYKPHFEKIKDNYLQQAKAILTEYRENRQPDSYCVLSHGDFHSANIMFKHNKETEAVDDCMLVDFQICNLSPITSDLTYSIYMLMGPELRIDNWDKLLNYYFTCLLENLRKINYKGEFPTLDGFWKKIHRQKFLVSVGKILLTGADFSAVIA
- the LOC6651718 gene encoding uncharacterized protein LOC6651718 isoform X1, with protein sequence MAEDKSQNDQYNADELEAPEWLNAEFIAAALSKYEKEPKLKVLDLKNSPATKKGDHYASVMFRSSVEYQTDKGKFFKSLIVKAMPEQEGHKKNMLSETHIFQTEIGMYAKVLPAFEKILQEVGDTAKLFVPCIYHSVKPRQVLIFEDLVPIGFDLIRDRDATQDELRCVYAKLAKWHAASMKVLNERPEFLKEFKYGLFEMPTFMNDPFVTNGMPSFLDMLDKVPEFCKYKPHFEKIKDNYLQQAKAILTEYRENRQPDSYCVLSHGDFHSANIMFKHNKETEAVDDCMLVDFQICNLSPITSDLTYSIYMLMGPELRIDNWDKLLNYYFTCLLENLRKINYKGEFPTLDGFWKKIHRQKFLDFMLVSTMLPITWAVRSKAFEVTDLLQKDEVRRQTYLLDGYIRDLKVLLPRFEKLGYFDNL
- the LOC6651719 gene encoding uncharacterized protein LOC6651719, translating into MTENNNSDQFNADELEAPEWLNAQFIAKVLSKYENESQLEVLDLKISPASAKGDHYASVMFRTSVEYKTGKGKFSKSLIVKTMPEQDGHKKDMLNESHLFETEIGMYGDVLPKFEKILQEVGDKTKLYVPCIYHSLEPRQVLIFDDLVPLGYSVMRNRELTIEELHSTFSKLAKWHAVSMKVQNEEPEYLKKYKHGLIELPNLMEDPMVTSGMDNFLQFLNKHPSLSKYIPYFEKMKGNYLEKLADFMTEYRRNPRDDGYYVLCHGDYHIRNMMFKHDKETGNLQDCMLVDFQICNLCPITVDIVYSIYMLMGPEERNKEWENILNYYFSTLLETLKKIGYKGDFPTLKEFWKQIHRSKYFDFFLATSFLPMMWAMKSNTIDFGEVAQNNEARLKCYQIEGYVKDMTIILPRFERLGYFDGI